The sequence below is a genomic window from Equus caballus isolate H_3958 breed thoroughbred chromosome 11, TB-T2T, whole genome shotgun sequence.
ttcttcctcttctctgtgaTCAGGGGTGGTTGTGTCTCAGAATTTCTTCCAGGTGAGTGGGAAAGTGGGTGGATTTGGGGCATCTCTCTTGGATTGTGGATTACTTTAGGGAGCAGGCGTGGGTTTGGGTTGGGTCTTGAAAATGGGTAGGAGTTTGCCAGCCAGAAAAGAAGACAACAGGGTGTGCATGGCTGAGAGGCCGGAAAGAGCATGCAGTGTTGTGGGAACAGCACAGAACTTAGTGCAGGAGTGAGATGGGGCTGAAAAGGTGGCTCCTGCCTGGATCAGTGGGGGTCTGAGTGCTGAGCAAGGAGTCTGGCCATTACCTGTGCCAAGGGCATCTGCTGGTTTGTCAGCAGGTGCGGGACAGGCAGAGAGCTGTCACTTAGAGGATCAGCCGCCACAGGATAGGAAGTTATTACTGGGGTCTTTCTGACTGGTGCTGAGGGTTTGACAAGGCAGTGCAGGTGCAGAGAAGGGGCTGGATGCAGAAGCTTCTGAGGAAAATCACCAGCACCTGGTCGTGGACTGGATGTGGGGAGGGAAACATGACTGGCCTGGTCGAACACCTCGCGTTAAAATATCCTTTGCTGGTGTCTGGTGAATGCGGTCCTCCAGCGTTCTGGTACCTGGAAGAGCGCAGAATGAAGCCCATAGTAGGGTCGCTCAGCTGCGAGGACCGCCTCCCGCTGGCCGCGACGCCGAGGTCATTgctcagccagccctgcaggcGGCGCTGTAGGGATAGCCTAGCGGCCGCGCAGGCACATTGTGTCgccggcggggggcggggccgcccGAACCCGGAAGTGGGGCAGCCCACGTGGGGGCCGGGCACGGGTAGGTCATGGTTCTGCTACCCGGTTCTAGGCAATCTTCGAGCGGGGAGTTCGGGCCGTTTGTTCCTCTGCCTGAGGGGACGGGGTGGGGGCAGCGGTCGGGTCCCCTTCACCCGTGTTGGGGACCTGGGGACGGGCCCCAGCGGAGTGCCCGCTCCTGAGGACGCAGCAGGGGGCACTGACCATGGCGCTGCTCTGGACCTGGCGTTGCTCCGGTCGCCTCCTCACGCGTCATTTCTCCGGAGCGGCGCGGCGTGGGGTGCGGCCTGGCGGGGAGGAGCTAAGCCGCCTGCGACTGGATGACCTGGCGCCGACCGTGCGGTCCGAGACGGGACTGGAGCTTCTGTTTGGCCTGTCCCCTTGTCTCCTGGCTCTGCAGGCCGCCCGCCGCCGCGTGGCCCGGCTCCTGCTCCAGGCCGGCAGATCCGGGCTGCAGGGGGAGCGGGCCGAGCTGCTCCGGGCGGCCGAGGCGCAGGACATCCCAGTTCTTCGGCCTAGACGGAAGCAGCTGGACGCCCTGTGCCACTACCAGGTCCACCAGGGCGTCTGCATGGAGGTGAGTCCGCTGCGGCCCCTGCCCTGGACTGAGAGCCGTGAGGCGAGGCCGGGCGACGACCCCCAGCAGTTGTGGCTCATCCTCGAGGGGCTCCAGGATCCCCGGAATCTTGGGGCGGTGCTGCGCTCTGCTTACTTCCTCGGAGTGGATAAAGTCATCACCAGCCGGAGAAACAGGCACGGACGTCCCTTATTCCCCATGTGCCCCAATTTGGAGGCGTAGCCGAGTTTCTAAGCACCTTGACCCTTGAGTGATCTCTCAGCCAGGTCTCCCCATCACCAGAATTCTCACCCCTAACccttgggggctgggggagggcagggcatcGGCCTTGAGATTACCCGGCCTTATGTGGGGTATGGGGAAATTTGCAGCTGCCCGCTCACTCCAGTGGTCAGCAAGGCCAGCGCCGGGGCTGTGGAGGTGATGGACGTGTTTTCCACTGATGACCTGGCCGGGTTTTTACAGGTAATGGtggggttgggggcggggagagggtaAAGGAGCAGAAATGAGCCAAGCTCAGCCTCTCCAAGGGCACCCAGCTATCAGCTGATGGGAGAAGGGGTCGTGTTGGCAACTCTCCCTACGTCCTTCTAAATCCCTTTGAGAAAGGAAGGAGCTCGCAGTTTATAAAACCACAAGTACAGCAGAATCTGAAGTTAGGGACTTCCTAGCATCATTCCCTTTACTGCAGTCCTTCCCCAGGTATACCTCTGGCCCTTCTGCGAGTCTACCTCAGTCCCTGCTAAATAGGTCTTCAGTAAATGTTGTTCAGCTGTGAGGAGCTGGGGGCCAGGAGTCCTGGGTTCCTCCAGTAGGTTTCCTCCAGAAAGGCTCTTTGAAGAAGGACTAGTCTAtgcctttctccttttcccttgtacaaaaaaccaaaccaaaccaaaccatcaccaccaccaccaacaacaacaacaaaaaacttggATGCTTAGGAAGGGGCAAACCTAAGGAAAGCAAGTCCTTTCCTGGTCCGTGCTTGTCTTCGGCTGTGCTTCCCCTGCTGAACGCTAGGGGGCAGTATTGTCCTGCATTTGGCAGCTCCCCTGACCATCCCCCAGGTCTCCCAGTCTCAGTCTTTGGATCTCTTTTCTCTATGTATTCATTTCCTGTTGgtctcatccagtctcatggcATTAAATGCCGTCTATATGTGAATGCCTCCGAAACGTATATTCCAGCCTGGATCTTGCTCCTAAACCCCAGATTCACATATCTAGTCACCTACTCACCAGCTCTTTTTTGCTGTCTAAGGGGCATTTCAAATCTAACATTTCTGAAGCCAAGGATCTGTCCCTTCTGCAGACTTACCCAGCTTGATCGATAGCAACTCTGTCGCTTCAGTTTAGGGCAAAAACCGTGGCATCATCCTTGATTCTTCCTGTTCTCATGACCGCATGTCCCACCCATCAGCAAATCTTTCTGGTTTTACCTTGAAGTTATTTCCATATTTTCATCGTTTGTCATCATGTCCACTGCTACCGTTCTGGTCCAAGCCCCCATTCTCTCTTGCCTGGATTGTTGCAGaagcctcctaactggtttccTTGCTTCTGCCATCAGCTCTCAACACAGCAGGCAGAGTGATTCTGTTGAAACGTAAGTCAGACTatttcacttctctgctcaaaacctttcAAAGCCTTtgcatctcactcagagtaaaaacTAAAGTCCTTCCAGTGGCCTTTGAGGTCCCACCTTAAGTCTTCCCTTGTTCCCTCTCCAGTCTCTGTGGCTCCCTTCCCACTGCCACTTTGCTGCTCCACTGTTCCTCACACATGCCTGGTAAGCACCTGCCTGTCGGCTTTTGCACTTACTGATCTCTGCCTAGAATATTCTTCCCCCAGATGTCTACATGATACTCCCTTAGGTCCTTCaggtcacttcagtgaggccttccccGACCACCCTTCCTCGAGGCTGGGATTTTGGCCTGTTTTGCTCACTGCCctttccccagtgcctggaacagagcctGCCCATTCCAGGTGCTTAATAACTATTGACCGAGTTGACTGGATCAGCAAGGGAATAAATACACACTGGCAGGGCTGGACTCCTCCTCGGCTGGGGCTCTGACGAGGGTTTTGTAAGCTAGCATGTGATTTTTTCTTCCCACTTTCAGGTCAAAGCCCGGCAGGGCTGGCTCGTGGCTGGCACAGTGGGCTGCCCAGGGCCTGAGACTTCCCTGTCCTCTGAGATGCCTATCACTAGTTGCTTGGAGTTCGTCTGGGACCAGCCTACTCTCCTAGTGCTGGGTAGGTAGATGGCCCTGCTTTTCCATGCTCAGACATGCATTTCCGGAGTGCTTGCATGTCTGGAGTGCCTGCACGTCTCGCTAGGCATCCCTAACCATCTGCCCCTGTGCCCCGCAGGGAACGAGGGCTCTGGTCTGTCCCAGGAGGTGCAGGCCTCCTGCCAGGTTCTCCTTACCATCTTGCCCGGCCGGCAGCTGCCTCCTGGGCTCGAGTCTTTGAATGTCTCCGTGGCTACAGGTGAGTCTACTctccccttcctgctctccctctgATCACACGTGCGGCTGTTTCCTGCTAAcaagtttctcagtctttctgtgTCTCAATTGCTTCATGggccaaatgaaaaaaatacatccttttgaggataaaatgacggagtgtctgccacatggtccttcctcttccccatcctctctcttctccttgtccttctgtctgtctgtgcAGGAATTCTTCTTCACTCCATCTGCAGTCAGAGGAAGGCTTTCCCTGCAGAGCAGAAGAGAGGGAAACTTCTCCAAGACCCTCAAGAACCCCCAGCCACGTCTGAAGGGCCCAGAGTGGCTCAGCAGCCAGGACTGTCCTCAGGGTCAGAAAAAGAGAGGCATGATGGAGGCTGATTTGGActgtgtgaggtgtgtgtgtgctggaggGCACACATAGCCACATGCTCGAGTGTGCCGAGGTCTCCCGCCTGAGCATGCACCTGGACCCCTGTTGGCTAACCACTGTCTTGGGGGCAGGGAGTTTTGTAGTGGAGACCCCGGGGAGTTCCGTTTCCTGTTTTGGTTTTGGACTTGCACTGGAGAGGGCAGCTCATTCATTTCTAGGCTGTGCTGGGACCCAGGGTCTTTCTCCCCAGGCGCTGCCTGGAAGTCAAGGGGAAGGATAGACTCAGAAGGAAATCGGGCAGCC
It includes:
- the MRM1 gene encoding rRNA methyltransferase 1, mitochondrial isoform X1 — encoded protein: MALLWTWRCSGRLLTRHFSGAARRGVRPGGEELSRLRLDDLAPTVRSETGLELLFGLSPCLLALQAARRRVARLLLQAGRSGLQGERAELLRAAEAQDIPVLRPRRKQLDALCHYQVHQGVCMEVSPLRPLPWTESREARPGDDPQQLWLILEGLQDPRNLGAVLRSAYFLGVDKVITSRRNSCPLTPVVSKASAGAVEVMDVFSTDDLAGFLQVKARQGWLVAGTVGCPGPETSLSSEMPITSCLEFVWDQPTLLVLGNEGSGLSQEVQASCQVLLTILPGRQLPPGLESLNVSVATGILLHSICSQRKAFPAEQKRGKLLQDPQEPPATSEGPRVAQQPGLSSGSEKERHDGG
- the MRM1 gene encoding rRNA methyltransferase 1, mitochondrial isoform X2, with the protein product MALLWTWRCSGRLLTRHFSGAARRGVRPGGEELSRLRLDDLAPTVRSETGLELLFGLSPCLLALQAARRRVARLLLQAGRSGLQGERAELLRAAEAQDIPVLRPRRKQLDALCHYQVHQGVCMEVSPLRPLPWTESREARPGDDPQQLWLILEGLQDPRNLGAVLRSAYFLGVDKVITSRRNSCPLTPVVSKASAGAVEVMDVFSTDDLAGFLQVKARQGWLVAGTVGCPGPETSLSSEMPITSCLEFVWDQPTLLVLGNEGSGLSQEVQASCQVLLTILPGRQLPPGLESLNVSVATETLRVCNFLLTLMAPVFPQYLSGTRQRVVQPSLQSILEHLHYPQKKSLTP
- the MRM1 gene encoding rRNA methyltransferase 1, mitochondrial isoform X3; translated protein: MALLWTWRCSGRLLTRHFSGAARRGVRPGGEELSRLRLDDLAPTVRSETGLELLFGLSPCLLALQAARRRVARLLLQAGRSGLQGERAELLRAAEAQDIPVLRPRRKQLDALCHYQVHQGVCMEVSPLRPLPWTESREARPGDDPQQLWLILEGLQDPRNLGAVLRSAYFLGVDKVITSRRNSCPLTPVVSKASAGAVEVMDVFSTDDLAGFLQVKARQGWLVAGTVGCPGPETSLSSEMPITSCLEFVWDQPTLLVLGNEGSGLSQEVQASCQVLLTILPGRQLPPGLESLNVSVATALNTHWASQARGIINSTY